From Camarhynchus parvulus chromosome 22, STF_HiC, whole genome shotgun sequence, a single genomic window includes:
- the USP39 gene encoding U4/U6.U5 tri-snRNP-associated protein 2 has translation MSSRGRRDREPREPREPRAASAASASARASSRSRRDADGERPRGRRDAERERARREAAEALPVDLARVKREPGTGTGSSVWGGSGSAGPAAPVRVKREREPDGDSDPEPEPAVRYGRFDPEDQRSRHCPYLDTINKSVLDFDFEKLCSISLSHINVYACLVCGKYFQGRGLKSHAYIHSVQLSHHVFLNLHTLKFYCLPDNYEIIDSSLEDITYVLKPTFTAQHIAHLDKQAKLSRAYDGTTYLPGIVGLNNIKANDYANAVLQALSNVPPLRNYFLEEENYRRIQRPPGDIMFLLVQRFGELMRKLWNPRNFKAHVSPHEMLQAVVLCSKKNFQITKQGDGVEFLSWFLNALHAALGGTKRKKKTIVTDVFQGSMRIFTKKLPHPDLPAEEKAQLLQNSEYQERMVESTFLYLTLDLPTAPLYKDEKEQLIIPQVPLFSILAKFNGSTEKEYKTYKENFLKRFQLTRLPPYLIFCIKRFTKNNFFVEKNPTIVNFPITNVDLREYLSEEVQAAHSHTTYDLIANIVHDGKPSEGSYRIHVLHHGTGKWYELQDLQVTDILPQMITLSEAYIQIWKRREEDDTNQQQGA, from the exons ATGTCGAGCCGCGGGCGGCGGGACCGggagccccgggagccccgggagccccgCGCGGCCTCCGCCGCCAGCGCCTCCGCCCGCGCCTCCTCCCGCAGCCGCCGCGACGCCGACGGGGAGcgcccgcggggccggcgggacGCGGAGCGGGAGCGCGCGCGGCGGGAGGCAGCGGAGGCGCTGCCGGTGGATCTCGCGCGCGTCAAGCGGGAAccgggcaccggcaccgggagcAGCGTCTGGGGGGGCTCCGGTAGTGCCGGGCCCGCCGCGCCCGTGCGGGTGAAGAGGGAGCGGGAGCCGGATGGAGACTCCGACCCTGAGCCCGAGCCCGCCG tGCGTTATGGGCGCTTCGACCCCGAGGACCAGCGCAGCCGGCACTGCCCCTACCTGGACACCATCAACAA GAGTGTCCTGGACTTCGACTTTGAGAAgctctgctccatctccctgtcCCACATCAACGTCTACGCCTGCCTGGTCTGCGGGAAGTACTTCCAGG GCCGCGGGCTGAAGTCGCACGCCTACATCCACAGCGTGCAGCTGAGCCACCACGTGTTCCTCAACCTGCACACGCTCAAGTTCTACTGCCTGCCCGACAACTACGAGATCATCGACTCCTCCCTCGAGGACATCACG TACGTGCTGAAGCCCACGTTCACAGCCCAGCACATCGCCCACCTGGACAAGCAGGCCAAGCTGTCCCGGGCCTACGATGGCACCACGTACCTGCCCGGCATCGTGGGGCTCAACAACATCAAGGCCAACGACTACGCCAACGCTGTGCTCCAG gCCCTGTCCAACGTGCCCCCCCTGAGGAATTACTTCCTGGAGGAGGAGAACTACCGGCGCATCCAGCGCCCGCCCGGGGACATCATGTTCCTGCTGGTGCAGCGCTTCGGGGAGCTCATGAGGAAGCTCTGGAACCCCCGCAACTTCAAGGCACACGTGTCCCCCCACGAGATGCTGCAGGCCGTGGTGCTCTGCAGCAAGAAGAACTTCCAGATCACCAAGCAGG GGGATGGGGTGGAGTTCCTGTCCTGGTTCCTGAACGCGCTGCACGCGGCGCTGGGCGGCaccaagaggaagaagaaga ccaTCGTCACCGACGTGTTCCAGGGCTCCATGCGCATCTTCACCAAGAAGCTGCCACACCCTGACCTG CCCGCCGAGGAGAAGGCGCAGCTCCTGCAGAACAGCGAGTACCAGGAGCGCATGGTGGAGTCCACGTTCCTGTACCTGACCCTGGACCTGCCCACGGCACCGCTCTACAAGGACGAGAAGGAGCAGCTGATCATCCCCCAGGTGCCCCTGTTCAGCATCCTGGCCAAGTTCAATGGCAGCACCGAGAAGGAGTACAAGACCTACAAGGAGAACTTCCTGAAGCGCTTCCAGCTGACGCGCCTGCCGCCCTACCTCATCTTCTGCATCAAGCGCTTCACCAAGAACAACTTCTTCGTGGAGAAGAACCCCACCATCGTCAACTTCCCCATCAC GAACGTGGACCTGCGGGAGTACCTGTCGGAGGAGGTGCAGGCCGCGCACTCCCACACCACCTACGACCTCATCGCCAACATCGTGCACGACGGGAAGCCCTCGGAGGGCTCCTACCGCATCCACGTCCTGCACCAC ggcacagggaagtGGTACGagctgcaggacctgcaggTGACCGACATCCTGCCCCAGATGATCACCCTGTCCGAGGCCTACATCCAG atcTGGAAGCGACGCGAGGAGGACGACACGAATCAACAGCAAGGCGCCTGA